In one Halichondria panicea chromosome 4, odHalPani1.1, whole genome shotgun sequence genomic region, the following are encoded:
- the LOC135334599 gene encoding Y+L amino acid transporter 2-like isoform X1 produces the protein MWPILAINVACVFLLNKSWIKAESYRYSTIMEQSGVLSSNIEGEVKESKHGTHEHPKRIGKPTVTLRKELGIVSGVGLIFGNVIGSGIFITTSSILGYTQSFGLTLIAWVVGGLIALIGSLCYCELGTMIQKSGSEYAYILEAYSFRRKNKYLRTVGEMLAFTNVWYDFLVGNPASLAIPLLTFGNYLCRPFFIGCPELPVLPVKLIALAALIMSTLVNIYSVKWANRVSNWLSFLKFISLAFIVVLGIYHIIANRCFSSDASSPFNGATKDISSIALALYGVMYAYDGWDALNMMQEEVKDIERVLPRAILIAIPLVVLSYVAVNVAFFAVLSYEEIESSEAVGLVFANAVIGNAGLIIVPFMVALATFSSAHVSLLSQSRKLFVSSRDGIMPECLAGVHITHRTPIPAVLCVSIFSAILICIGTIDQIINAFVATVWFFYGLAIVGIFIMRLTEPERNRPFKVWLILPMFMVLAIGFLVVMPLLQNAVPQLIAFGATFLGIPVYFVLVMESPWKIRPKIMDKFSGSLTVFVNSLLVTKSSRVIKKTI, from the exons ATGTGGCCCATACTAGCTATAAATGTGGCCTGTGTTTTTTTATTAAACAAAAGCTGGATCAAAGCAGAATCATATCGATATTCAACAATTATGGAACAATCTGGTGTATTAAGCTCAAACATTGAGGGTGAGGTAAAAGAAAGTAAACACGGCACACATGAACATCCTAAACGTATCGGCAAACCGACAGTCACCCTAAGGAAAGAGTTAGGTATTGTCAGTGGTGTTGGACTGATATTTGGAAATGTCATTGGTTCAGGAATCTTCATTACTACAAGCAGTATCCTGGGTTATACCCAATCATTTGGGCTGACCCTGATAGCATGGGTAGTGGGGGGACTGATAGCTTTGATTGGAAGCCTGTGCTACTGCGAGCTTGGTACAATGATTCAGAAGTCTGGAAGTGAGTATGCGTACATACTGGAGGCCTATTCATTTAGGCGAAAGAATAAATATTTGAGGACTGTTGGTGAAATGCTAGCGTTTACAAATGTGTGGTATGATTTTCTGGTTGGAAATCCTGCTTCTTTGGCAATACCGTTGCTGACGTTTGGAAACTATCTCTGCCGTCCATTTTTCATTGGATGCCCTGAACTTCCAGTTTTACCAGTGAAGCTAATTGCTCTGGCAGCTCTCA TTATGTCAACACTGGTGAACATCTACAGTGTGAAGTGGGCCAATAGAGTGTCTAACTGGCTCTCTTTTCTCAAGTTTATCTCTCTGGCTTTTATTGTTGTGTTAGGAATCTATCACATTATTGCCAACA GATGCTTCTCTTCTGATGCCAGCTCACCATTTAATGGAGCAACTAAAGACATAAGCAGCATTGCCCTTGCTCTATATGGTGTCATGTATGCTTACGATGGATG GGATGCTTTGAATATGATGCAAGAAGAAGTAAAAGACATTGAAAG AGTACTACCGCGTGCAATTCTTATTGCTATCCCACTGGTAGTTCTCTCATATGTTGCTGTTAATGTGGCATTCTTTGCTGTGCTCAGCTATGAGGAAATTGAGAGTTCAGAAGCTGTTGGATtg GTGTTTGCAAATGCAGTAATTGGAAATGCAGGATTGATAATCGTTCCTTTCATGGTTGCTTTAGCTACCTTCAGTTCTGCACATGTGTCTCTCTTGTCTCAATCTAG gaaGCTGTTTGTATCTTCAAGAGATGGAATAATGCCAGAATGTCTAGCTGGAGTTCATATTACTCATCGGACACCTATTCCAGCAGttttgtgtgtg AGCATCTTCTCAGCTATACTAATTTGCATCGGAACCATCGACCAGATCATTAATGCATTCGTTGCAACGGTTTGGTTTTTTTATGGTCTGGCCATTGTTGGAATATTTATAATGAGGCTTACAGAGCCAGAGAGAAATCGACCTTTTAAG GTATGGTTAATCCTTCCCATGTTCATGGTGTTGGCCATTGGTTTCTTAGTGGTTATGCCACTTCTTCAAAATGCTGTTCCTCAGTTGATAGCCTTCGGAGCAACTTTCTTGGGAATTCCAGTGTATTTCGTTCTAGTAATGGAATCACCGTGGAAAATACGACCGAAGATAATGGACAAATTTTCAG GTTCTTTGACTGTCTTTGTGAACAGTCTGCTTGTAACGAAGTCTTCTCGAGTAATAAAAAAAACCATTTGA
- the LOC135334599 gene encoding Y+L amino acid transporter 2-like isoform X2, producing the protein MWPILAINVACVFLLNKSWIKAESYRYSTIMEQSGVLSSNIEGEVKESKHGTHEHPKRIGKPTVTLRKELGIVSGVGLIFGNVIGSGIFITTSSILGYTQSFGLTLIAWVVGGLIALIGSLCYCELGTMIQKSGSEYAYILEAYSFRRKNKYLRTVGEMLAFTNVWYDFLVGNPASLAIPLLTFGNYLCRPFFIGCPELPVLPVKLIALAALIMSTLVNIYSVKWANRVSNWLSFLKFISLAFIVVLGIYHIIANRCFSSDASSPFNGATKDISSIALALYGVMYAYDGWDALNMMQEEVKDIERVLPRAILIAIPLVVLSYVAVNVAFFAVLSYEEIESSEAVGLVFANAVIGNAGLIIVPFMVALATFSSAHVSLLSQSRKLFVSSRDGIMPECLAGVHITHRTPIPAVLCVVL; encoded by the exons ATGTGGCCCATACTAGCTATAAATGTGGCCTGTGTTTTTTTATTAAACAAAAGCTGGATCAAAGCAGAATCATATCGATATTCAACAATTATGGAACAATCTGGTGTATTAAGCTCAAACATTGAGGGTGAGGTAAAAGAAAGTAAACACGGCACACATGAACATCCTAAACGTATCGGCAAACCGACAGTCACCCTAAGGAAAGAGTTAGGTATTGTCAGTGGTGTTGGACTGATATTTGGAAATGTCATTGGTTCAGGAATCTTCATTACTACAAGCAGTATCCTGGGTTATACCCAATCATTTGGGCTGACCCTGATAGCATGGGTAGTGGGGGGACTGATAGCTTTGATTGGAAGCCTGTGCTACTGCGAGCTTGGTACAATGATTCAGAAGTCTGGAAGTGAGTATGCGTACATACTGGAGGCCTATTCATTTAGGCGAAAGAATAAATATTTGAGGACTGTTGGTGAAATGCTAGCGTTTACAAATGTGTGGTATGATTTTCTGGTTGGAAATCCTGCTTCTTTGGCAATACCGTTGCTGACGTTTGGAAACTATCTCTGCCGTCCATTTTTCATTGGATGCCCTGAACTTCCAGTTTTACCAGTGAAGCTAATTGCTCTGGCAGCTCTCA TTATGTCAACACTGGTGAACATCTACAGTGTGAAGTGGGCCAATAGAGTGTCTAACTGGCTCTCTTTTCTCAAGTTTATCTCTCTGGCTTTTATTGTTGTGTTAGGAATCTATCACATTATTGCCAACA GATGCTTCTCTTCTGATGCCAGCTCACCATTTAATGGAGCAACTAAAGACATAAGCAGCATTGCCCTTGCTCTATATGGTGTCATGTATGCTTACGATGGATG GGATGCTTTGAATATGATGCAAGAAGAAGTAAAAGACATTGAAAG AGTACTACCGCGTGCAATTCTTATTGCTATCCCACTGGTAGTTCTCTCATATGTTGCTGTTAATGTGGCATTCTTTGCTGTGCTCAGCTATGAGGAAATTGAGAGTTCAGAAGCTGTTGGATtg GTGTTTGCAAATGCAGTAATTGGAAATGCAGGATTGATAATCGTTCCTTTCATGGTTGCTTTAGCTACCTTCAGTTCTGCACATGTGTCTCTCTTGTCTCAATCTAG gaaGCTGTTTGTATCTTCAAGAGATGGAATAATGCCAGAATGTCTAGCTGGAGTTCATATTACTCATCGGACACCTATTCCAGCAGttttgtgtgtg GTTCTTTGA